GGCCAGGTCGCGATTCTCGGCATCGGTGCCACGGTCAAGCGCCCGGCGGTCATCGAGACCGAGGAGGGCACGGTCATCGGCGTCCGCGACATGACCTACCTGACCCTCTCCTACGACCACCGTCTGGTGGACGGCGCCGACGCGGCCCGTTACCTGACCGCGGTCAAGGCGATCCTGGAGGCCGGCGAGTTCGAGGTCGAGCTCGGGCTGTAAGGCACAGGGTTCGTACGACGGCGCCCCCGCCCGGAGCTCTCCGGGCGGGGGCGCCGTCGTACCGGCGGAGCGCCACCGCGCGACAGCCCTTCCGGCAAGGCGTGTAAGTCTCGTCTCACCTGCACGAAAGCGCCCCCGTGCGCCTCTCCCGAAAGCGCTCACGGCCTTATTGTCTAAACGTCGAACGCCCTTAAGGAGCTCTCATGACCGCGCCCGTCGTCCACTCGCTGCGCGAACAGATCCGCGAGCACATCGTGGAGGGGATCGTCAGCGGGCGCTGGAAGCCGGGCGAGCGGATCGTGGAACGCCGTATCGCCACCGAGCTGGAGGTCAGCCAGACGCCGGTGCGGGAGGCGCTGCGCGAGCTGGAGTCGCTGCGGCTGATCGAGTCCGCGCCGAACAAGGGCGTCCGGGTGCGGAATCTGACGGCGGCCGACCTGGAGGAGAGCTACCCGGTCCGGGCCGGCCTGGAGGCGATCGCGGCGGAGCTGGCGGCGGAGAAGCTGGCGCAGGACTGCTCGGCGCTGGAGCCACACGTGGCCGCGCTGTACGAGGCGGACCGCGCGGCGGACGGCACGGGCCAGGTGCGGCACACGGTGGCCTTCCACCGCGAGCTGGTGCGGGCGGCGGGCAACTCCGTGCTGCTGCACACCTGGGAGGGCCTGGGCATCGAGGTCTTCACGGCACTGTCGATCCGCTGGCTGGGGACCGTTCAGCAGTCGTACGCGGAGGAGCACGAGGAGCTGGTGCAGGCGTTCCGCAGGCGGGACCCGAGGATCGCGGAACTCGTCAAGGCACACGTGCTGGGCTGCGCTCCGCGAGCCTGAGCGCAGCACCGCTCACCTGCGAAAACCCGGGAAATGCGCGGCACCGGGTGCCTGCCCGAAAGACACCCCGTGCCTACTTTCTCGGAATCGAGAAGTTTTGCCCCTGAACCCTTTGATCGATCATCGATCAGGGAGTTATTGTCGCCGACGGGCCTGAACCGAGGCCCCGCGCCCTGTCCTGCCAAAGACAAAGGGCACCCCCGAACCCTTACCGATGAGGGAACCCCCTTCGACTGAGGAAGGCGGCGACATGACCGACCCCAACGCCATCCAGCCGAGCGAGCTCGACCAGCTCCCCGACCGGGACCCGGAGGAGACCGCCGAATGGCAGGCCTCCCTGGACGCGGTCGCCAAGGCGGCCGGCCCGCACCGCGCCGCGTACCTGATGCGCCGCACGCTGGAGAGGGCCGAGGGCACCGGCATCGCGCTGCCCAAGCTCCTCGAGACCGACTACGTCAACACCATCCCCACCGCCGCCGAGCCGGCCGTGCCCGGTGACGAGGCGATGGAGCGCCGTATCACCGCGTGGAACCGCTGGAACGCGGCCGCGATGGTGACCCGGGGCAGCAAGTACGGCGTCGGCGGCCACATCGCCACCTTCGCCTCCGCGGCCTGGCTCTACGAGACCGGCTTCAACCACTTCTTCCGCGGCAAGGAGGCCGACGGGTCGGGCGACCAGCTCTACATCCAGGGCCACGCCTCCCCCGGCATCTACGCCCGCGCCTTCCTCGACGGCCGACTGAACGAGTCGCACCTGGACAACTTCCGCCGCGAGTCCGGCGGCGACGGCCTGCCGTCCTACCCGCACCCCCGCCGCCTGCCCTGGCTGTGGGAGTTCCCGACGGTGAGCATGGGCCTCGGCCCCCTCTCCGCCATCTACCAGGCCCGCTTCAACCGGTACCTGACCGCGCGCGGCATCAAGGACGTCTCCGACTCCCACGTGTGGGCCTTCCTCGGCGACGGCGAGATGGACGAGCCCGAGTCGACGGCGGCGCTCGCGCTCGCCTCCCGCGAGGGCCTGGACAACCTGACCTTCGTCATCAACTGCAACCTGCAGCGCCTCGACGGCCCGGTCCGCGCCAACTTCAAGATCGTGCAGGAGCTGGAGGCCCAGTTCCGCGGCGCCGGCTGGAACGTCGTGAAGTCGCTGTGGGGCTCGGCCTGGGACGAGCTGTTCCAGCTCGACACCACCGGCGCGCTCGTACGCCGGCTGCGCGAGGTACCGGACGCCCAGGTGCAGACGTACCAGACGCGGGACGCGGCCTACATCCGCGAGGACTTCTTCGGCAAGGACCCGGCGCTCGCCGAGATGGCGAAGCTGCTGAGCGACGACAAGATCCTCGAGTGCTTCCACCTCTCCCGCGGCGGCCACGAGTCCCGCAAGGTCTACGCGGCGTACAAGGCGGCCGTCGAGTTCAAGGGCGCCCCGACCGTGATCCTGGCCCAGACCGTCAAGGGGCACACCCTCGGTGAGGGCTTCGCGTCGAAGAACGCCAACCACCAGATGAAGAAGCTGTCGGTGGACGAGTTCAAGGCGATGCGGGACCTGCTCGAACTGCCCATCTCCGACAGCCAGTTCGTCGACGGCGTGGTCCCCTACGGCCACCCCGGCGCCGACTCCCCCGAGGTGCGCTACCTCCAGGAGCGCCGCGCGGCCCTCGGCGGTCCCGCCCCGGCCCGCCGGGTGCACCCGGTGGCCCCGTTGCCGGCCCCCGCCGAGAAGGCCTTCGCCGCCTTCGACAAGGGCTCCGGCTCCCAGAACGTGGCCACCACCATGGCCTTCGTCCGTCTGGTCAAGGACCTGGTCCGCGACAAGGAGACCGGCAGGCGCTGGGTGCCGATCGTGCCCGACGAGGCGCGCACCTTCGGCATGGAGAGCCTGTTCCCGTCCCTCGGGATCTACTCCCCCAAGGGCCAGACGTACGAGCCGGTCGACCGCGACCAGCTGATGTACTACAAGGAGGCCAAGAACGGCCAGATCCTCAACGAGGGGATCACCGAGGCCGGTTCGATGGCCGACTTCATCGCCGCGTCCACCGCGTACGCGACGCACGGCGAGGCGATGATCCCGTTCTACATCTTCTACTCGATGTTCGGCTGGCAGCGCACCGCCGACCAGATGTGGCAGCTCGGCGACCAGCTCGGCCGCGGCTTCCTGGTCGGCGCCACGGCGGGCCGCACCACGCTGACGGGCGAGGGCCTGCAGCACGCCGACGGCCACTCCCCGGTGATCGCGGCGACCAACCCGGCCGCCCTCACCTACGACCCGGCATTCGCGTACGAGGTGGCGACGATCGTCAAGGACGGTCTGCGCCGCATGTACGGCGAGGCGGCCCCGGGCGAGGACCAGAACGTCTTCTACTACCTGACCGTCTACAACGAGCCGCTGCCCCAGCCGGCCAAGCCCGCCGTCGCAGGTGTCGACGAGGGCATCGTCAAGGGCCTGTACCGCTTCAACACGGCGGAGTCGGCGGGCCTGTCGCCGGTGGCCAACGCCCCGCGCATCCAGCTGCTGGGCTCCGGCACGGCGATCCACTGGACGCTCCAGGCGCAGAAGCTGCTGGCCCAGGAGTGGGGCGTCGCCGCCGACGTCTGGTCCGCCACCTCCTGGACCGAGCTGCGGCGTGACGCGCTGGAGGCCGACGAGGCACTTCTGCGCGGCGAGGAGCGCGTCCCCTATGTCCGCCAGGTGCTGCACGGCGCCGAGGGCCCGGTCCTCGCGGTGTCCGACTACATGCGCCAGGTCCCGGACCAGATCGCGCAGTGGGTCGAGCAGGACTGGTCCTCGCTGGGCGCGGACGGCTTCGGCCTCTCCGACACCCGCGAGGGCGCCCGCCGGCACTTCGGCGTCGACGCCGAGTCGATCGTCGTGGCGGCGCTGGCCCAGCTGGCGCGGCGCGGCGAGGTGAAGGCCACGGCCGTGAAGGAAGCCCGGGAGAAGTACGGGCTGTAGTTCGGCCGCGGATGAGTGGAGGCTGGTCGCGCGGTTCCCCGCGCCCCCGAAAGGGGCGCGGGGAACCGCGCGACCAGCCGTGTAAGGCCCGCACCCGGCGACGCACGATGATGACCCCATGCGCGCTGCCCGCCTCATCAAGATGGTGCTGCTCCTGCAGTCCCGCCCGTCCATGACCGCCGCCGAGCTCGCGCGGGAGCTGGAGGTGTCCGAGCGGACCGTGACGCGGGACGCGCAGGCGCTGTCGGAGGCGGGGGTGCCGGTGTACGCGGACCGGGGGCGCGCGGGCGGCTACCGGCTGATCGGCGGGTACCGGACCCGGCTGACCGGGCTGGCCCGCTCGGAGGCCGAGGCGCTGTTCCTGTCCGGGGTGCCGGGCGCGCTGCGCGAGATGGGGCTGGAGGACGCCGCCTCCGCCGCCCGGCTGAAGGTCTCGGCGGCCCTCCTGCCGTCGCTGCGGGATGCCTCCCGCACCGCGGCCCAGCGCTTCCACCTGGACGCCCCGAACTGGTTCACCGAGCCCGAGACGCCCGCCCTGCTGCCCGCCGTGGCGGACGCGGTGTGGGACGACCGGAGGATCACCGCGCGCTACCGCGGCCGGGACGCCGAGGTGGAGCGGACACTGGAGCCGTACGGGCTCGTGCTCAAGGCGGGGGTCTGGTACCTGTGCGCGCGGGTCGCGGAGCGGGGCACCTACCGGGTGTACCGGATCGACCGCTTCACGGCCGTCGACGGCGGCGGGGAGCGCTTCCAGCGTGACGAGGAGTTCGACCTGCCGGCCTTCTGGGACGAGCGGGCGGAGCAGTTCGCGCGGTCGATCCTGCGCGCCGAGGTCGTCGTACGGCTGACGGAAGCAGGGGCGCGAGCGCTTCCGTACGTCGTCGACCCCGCGTCCGCGCGGGAGGCGCTGGCGGCCGCCGGCACCCCCGGCGCGGACGGCTGGGTCACGGTGACCCTGCCGGTGGAGTCCGAGGAGGTCGCCCACTCGCAGCTCGCGGGGCTGGGACCGGAGGTGGAGGTGCTGGCGCCGCCGCGCCTGCGGGAGCGGTTCGCGGGCGACGCCGCACGACTCGCCGCCCTGTACGGGACATAACAATCCGCCGCACTCCACGTGCGCCCCACCCGCCCAGGGCCGATGCTGTACCCGTGATGGACGAGACGGAGTTCTGGGAGCTGGTGGACGCCACCCGCGAGGCCGCCGAGGGCGACCCCGAGGAGCAGGCGGACCTGCTCGTGGACCGGCTTCTCCAGCTGGAGCCCGAGATGGTCCTCGACTTCGCCCGTCACTTCGAGGCCCGCTACAACCGCGCCTACACCTGGGACCTGTGGGGCGCGGCCGCCGTGCTGCTGAACGGGGCAGGCGACGACACCTTCGACTTCTTCCGCTGCTGGCTGATCGGCCAGGGCCGGGAGGTGTACGAGAGCGCCGTGCACCACCCCGAGGCGCTGGCCGACCTCCTGGACGATTTCGACGAGGAGCTGGACGGCGACGGGGAGGAGCTGGGGTACGCGGCCGATGAGGCGTACGAGCAGCTCACCGGGACGGTGGCGCCCGACCTCGGCATCGCGCCGGCGCCTCCCGAGCCGGAGGGGACGCCGGTCGACCTGGAGGACGACCGGGCGCTGGCGGAGCGGTATCCGAAACTGTGGGAACGGTTCAAGGACTGACGAACTGTGGCGAGGTTCCGGGGACCGCCCTCCGGCACCTGCCATCCGTAGCGAGGGGGACCATGGCACGCATCCCGTACCCGGAACGTCCGGCCGACGGCGTCGCGAAACTGCCCGTGCCGCTGAACGCCTTCCGCATGCTCTCGCACGCCCCGCCGCTGACGGACACGGCGATCGAGATGGGCCTGGCCGTACTGCGCGAGTCGACCCTGCCGGTCCGGCTGCGTGAGTTGGTGGTGCTGGCCGTGGCGGCCGGCACGGAGTGCGAGTACGAGGCCGTCCAGCACGGTCCGGTCGCGCTCGCCTCGGGTGTGACGCCCGAGCAGCTGGCGGCGATCTCCGAACGGCGCTCGGCGGGCCGGGAGTTCGACGAGACGGAGTCGGCGGCGCTGACCGCGGCCTTCGAGCTGGTGTCCCGGTACACCCTGTCCGAGGCCACGCTGACCGCGCTGCGCGCCCGCTTCACCGACCGGCAGGTCGTCGAGATCGTCACGACCACCGGCTACTACGTCATGCTCGCGGGCCTGATGAACGGGCTCGGGGTGGACGTCGACCCGTCCGGGGAGCGGTTTCTGGGACTGGTCGGGGACGACCGCCCGCGGTAGCGGCTCAGAGCGCGGCGGTACGCCTGCGGGATGAGTCCGAGGGGATGTAGGCGTGCGTCTGGTCCGCGACCGCGTGGTGCAGCGGGGCCGCGTTGGCCTGGTCGAGCGCGGACGCGGTGACGGCCGCCGGGCCGAGGACGACGGCGGCGGCCGCGCAGAGCGCGGCCCACGGGCCGAACATGCCCTTGGTCCGGCCTTCGGTCTTGTGCGTGGCGATGCTGTGACTGTTCACTTCTTCCCCACCTTCAGTCAGTGCGTGTGCATGACGATAGGGACGGTGCCTCAGGACGATCCGTGAGGCGGCTGGGAGAAACCTGTGAGGCCATGAGCAGCCCGTACGTGAGGGAGTTGACGCGCGAGGAGCATCTCGCGCACCTGCGGCTGCACCCGGACGCGAGCCATCTGCAGATCCCCGAGTGGGGCGACGTGAAGCCCGACTGGGTGGCGGAGAGCGTCGGCTGGTTCGAGGGGAAGCTGCTCGTCGCGGCGGCGCTGGTGCTGTACCGGCCGCTGCCCGGGACGCGCCGTTTCCTCGCCTACCTCCCCGACGGGCCCGCGATCGACTGGTCGGACCCGCGGCTGGAACGCTGGCTGGATCCGCTCGTCGCCCACCTGGAGGAGCGCGGGGCGTTCGCGGTGCGGATCGGGCCGCCGCTCGTCGTACGGCACTGGGAGGCGGGCACCGTCACCGCGGGGATCGCCGACCCCGGGGTACGGCATCTGCGCGATCTGCCGGCCGCCGGCATCGACGGGTTCGCGCTGGACGCCGCCGAGCGGCTGGGGCGGCTGGGGTGGCGGCGGTGCGAGGAGGGCGACGGCAGCGGGTTCGGGCTGGGGCAGCCCCGCTACGGCTTCCGGATCCCGCTCGCCGGGCGGTCGGCGCAGGACCTGCGGCAGGGCCTCGCCCCGCACTTCGAGCAGGCGTTGGGCACGGCGGAGCGGGCGGGCGTGCGGGTCTCCTGGGGCACGGGCGCCGACCTGTCCGACTTCCACCGCCTGTACGTCGCGACTGCCGCCCGCGACGGCTTCCGGGCCCGTCCGCCGGAGTACTTCCGGCGCATGTGGAAGGCGCTCAACGCCGAGGACGACGACCGGCTGCGCATCTACCTCGCCGAGTACGACGGTTTCGTGCTCTCCGCGGCCCTCATGATCAACGTCGGTCCCCGGTCCTGGCACTCCTACCCCGCCTCCGGTCGCCAGGGGCGTGAACTGCGGCCCAGCAGCGCCCTGTTGTGGCGCATGCTGTGCGACGCGCGGGCGGCGGGCGCCGACGTCTACGACCTGCGCTCCATCACCCCCGTCCTCACCGACGGCCGGCTGCTGGGGCGGCTGCGCTTCAAGGCGGGCACCGGCGGGCGGGCCGTGGAGTACCTCGGCGAGTGGGAACGGCCGGTGGGCGGCCAGGGGAAGGTGCTGCAGCGGGCGGTGCGGGTGTATCTCGGGCGGCGGTGACGCTACGGCGTCCGGCCCTGGAGCCGGGCCGCCAGGTCCCTGATCGCCGGGAGGCGGGCGGTGAGGGCGACGCCGGGGCAGGAGGTCATGTAGCCGTCGTTGTGGCCCGCCAGGGCGGGGAGGCTGGCCGTGGTGCCCGCTCTGTAGCGGCTGAGGCTGTTGCTGGAGGTCAGCCGGACCCGGGAGCGGGGGTCGATGTCGGCCAGGCCGAGTTTCCAGGCGGCGAGCGCGGCGATCGCGTCGGTCATGGCCTTGGGGACGGGGACGCCCGCGGTGAACGTGCCGAGGGCAGCGATTCCTGCGGTGCGGTGGTTGAAGCCCTGGGTGTGGGCACCGGTGACGGGGCGGTCGACGCCGCCCGCGCGGCCCTCGTAGATGGTGCCGCAGCGGTCGACGAGGAAGTTGTAGCCGATGTCGTCCCAGCGGCGGGCGCCGGTCTGGCCGGCGTAGAGGTAGCGGATGATGCGGGGCGCGTCGGCGCAGGCGTAGCCGTTGGGCGAGTCGGTGTGGTGGATGAAGACGGAGACGACCTTGTCGTCGTAGCGCGGGGGCGGCTGCACGTGCCGGGCGAGGTCGTCGAGCCAGACGGAGCGCGGCACGATGCGGGGCCTGGCGGCGGTGTGCGCGGTGGGCACCGGGCGGGGCGGGGCGGGCCGGAGGGGGCGTCCGGCGTTCGCGTGCTGGACCCCGTCCACACAGAGCACCAGCCCGAGCACCCCGGAGAGCCCGATGAAACAGGCGGCCCCCACCCGAGCGACCCGCGGCACCCGACCCCCCCTCCGCACCCCACGACACCCGACCGGCGCCCCGCGTCCACCCGACAGCCCCGGCACAACCACACCCCCGACCACCCCGGCCCCGCCCGACACCTCGCTCCCGACCACCCCGGCCCCGCCGGACACCTCGCTCCCGACCGCCCCGGCCGCCCCGGCCTCCGCCGCCGGACCGCCGCTTGCGGCCACCGGGGCATCCACCACCGGCTCCTCCCTCCCGGCAGACCCGGCCGCCTCAGCCACCGGACCAGCGTGCGGTCCGTCCTTCCCGGCAGGGCCGGCCGCCCCAGCCACCGGGACAGCGTGCGGTCCGTCCTTCCCGGCAGGCCCGGCCGCCCCAGCCACCGGGCCGGCGTGCAGCCCGTCCCTCCCAGCTGACCTGGCCGTCTCCGCCGCCGGGCCGGCGGGCGGTCCTTCCGTTCCCGGCGGGGTGGCTGTCTCCGCCGGTAACGGGGTGTCGGGCGGCGTGTTGCTGTCGCGTCGTGCCGCTTCCCGTGCCGTCGTTCTGCTTGCGCGCAGCGCCGTCGTGCCGGTGTGCAGGGCCTGCAGCAGGCGCTGCAGCCGCGGTGGGCGCGGCGCCCGGGTTCGGGGCAGCGTGGCGCGTATGCGCGCTGTGCGTCGGCTTCGAGGTGCCCGCGATCTTCGGACCCGCATGGGTCCACTCTCGGCCGGAAAGGCTTCGCCCGCGATGTGTGCTGTGCCACCCGGTGGAACCATCCTCCTGGTCCGTGACGTTTTTCCGGGTGGAGGGGACGGGGGAGGGACACGCACACGCACGACTGATCATCGGGACCGTCCCGCGCGTACTAAGGGGTCTGAGAGAAAGGCGGCTCTGTGGACCTGCTCGACATCCTGCTGATGCTGGTGGTTCTGGCCTACGCGGCATCCGGCTACCGGCGGGGCCTGGTCGCCGGTTGTGTCTCGCTCGCCGGTTTCGTCGGCGGAGCCGTCGTCGGCGTGTGGGTGCTGCCCTGGATGATGGACCTGGTGACGGCGGGGACGACCCGGGCGACGGTCACCGCGGTGCTGACCGTGCTGGTCCCGGCGGTGGTGGGACACGAGCTGGCCGGGCGGCTGGCGCTCAGGCTGCGGCGGGAGCTGGACCGGGGGTCGCTGCGGGTGGCCGACGGCATCGGCGGCGCCGCGGCCAACTCGGTCGCCGTGTTGATCGTGGCCTGGGTCGCCGCGAGCGTGGTCGGCGTCTCCTCGTCGCCGCTGGTCACGACCGCGATCCGGGACTCCACCCTGCTCGGCGCCGTGCAGAACCTGATGCCCGACACCACTCCGACCTGGTTCTCCCGGGCCACCTCAGCGCTGACCCAGGCGGGCTTCCCGCAGGTCTTCAACCCGTTCGAGAACGAGTCGACGGCCCGGGTGGCCAAGCCGACCGGCGACAGCGTCACGGCCGCCGCCACCAGCGCGGCCAAGCTCAGCACGGTGAAGATCGAGGGTGTCTCCGGCAACCAGGGCCGCGAGGGCAGCGGGTTCGTGTACGCGCGCGAGCACGTGATGACGAACGCGCACGTGGTGGCCGGCATCGACCACCCGACCGTGCGCATCGGCGGGGTCGGGCAGTCGTACGACGCCCAGGTGGTGCTGTTCGATCCCGACAAGGACGTGGCCGTGCTGTACGTGCCCGGTCTCAGGGCGCCGGTGCTGAGGTTCGACGGCGGTGCCGAGCGGGGCGACTCGGCGGTGGTCGCCGGCTATCCGCAGGACGGCGACCTCGACCTGCAGGCGGCGACGGTCGCGAGCCGTGTCGACGCCACCGGTCAGAACATCTACGGCGACGCCACGGTGACCCGCGAGATCTACTCGATCCGCTCCACGGTCCGCCCCGGCAACTCCGGTGGGCCCCTGCTGACCACGGACGGCCGGGTGTTCGGCGTCGTCTTCGCCCGTTCGACCTCCGACGGCGAGACCGGCTACGTGCTGACGGCGGGCGAGGTCTCCTCCGACGCCCGGCGCGCGGCGGGGTCGACGGCGGCGGTGGACACGGGCGATCTGGTGACGTCGTAGCGCGGTCCGCTGCCCGATGATGGAGGGCCGGTCCCCCACCCCCGCCGGAGGCTGCCGTGCCCGTCTTCTTCCTGATCTCCCTGCTGGTGGCGGGAGGCGCGCTCTTCCTGGTCGTCCGCAGGCGCCGCGAGGCGGCCAACCGCGATCAGGTCAGAGACTGCACCCCATGAGGACGTCGTCCACGTACGCGCCCTCCAGCAGGAACTCGCCGGGCAGTACGCCCTCCACCACGAAGCCCTCGGTCTCGTAGAGCCTGCGGGCCGGGGTGTTGTGCCCGAGGACGCGCAGGGTGAGCCGGCGGGCGCCCTGTCTGCGGGCCTCCTCCCGCACGGCGCGCAGCAGCGCCCGCCCGACGCCGGTGCCGCGCGCCTCCTCGGCGACGGCGAGTCCCTGGATCTGCCGGACGTGGGAGTTGCAGGCCAGCGGGGTCGGATAGGCCAGCCGGACGTAGCCGACGACCGTGCCGTCGAGTTCGGCGACCAGGTGGTCGCGGGGGCCGAACCGCTCGTTGTAGAAGGGCTCGTACGGCGGCCGGGGCCGTGGCTGTACGGAGTGCAGCGGGGACCAGGTGACGCGGTCGAGGCGGCCCAGTGTCTCCTCGTCGTCGAGCGTGGCATGACGTATGTGCGGAACGGCCATGACGGCCACCTTATGAGCCTCCTGGGGAGAATGAGCGCATGGAACGATCCCGAATCGCTGTGGCCGGTGCGTCCGGACTGATCGGCGGCGCCCTGGCGCGGTCCCTGAAGGCGGACGGGCACGAGGTGGTGCGGCTGGTGCGCCGCGCGGCCCGTGCCGAGGACGAGGTGTGCTGGGACCCCGAGGGGCGGTATGTGGACGCGGCCGGGCTGGCCGGGTGCGACGTCGTGGTCAACCTCGCCGGGGCCGGGGTCGGCGACCGGCGCTGGACGGACGCGTACAAGGAGCGGATCCGCAACGGCCGGGTGCTCGGCACGGCGGCGCTGGCCGAGGCGATCGCGGGGCTGGAGAACGGGCCGCGGGTGTTCGTGAACGGCAGCGCGATGGGGATCTACGGCGAGACCGGCGACCGGGCCGTCGACGAGAGCGCGCCGCCCGGCCGGGGGTTCCTGCCGGAGCTGTGCGTGGAGTGGGAGGCGGCGGCGGCGCCCGCGCAGGAGG
Above is a genomic segment from Streptomyces sp. SLBN-31 containing:
- a CDS encoding DUF4240 domain-containing protein, which encodes MDETEFWELVDATREAAEGDPEEQADLLVDRLLQLEPEMVLDFARHFEARYNRAYTWDLWGAAAVLLNGAGDDTFDFFRCWLIGQGREVYESAVHHPEALADLLDDFDEELDGDGEELGYAADEAYEQLTGTVAPDLGIAPAPPEPEGTPVDLEDDRALAERYPKLWERFKD
- a CDS encoding GNAT family N-acetyltransferase → MAVPHIRHATLDDEETLGRLDRVTWSPLHSVQPRPRPPYEPFYNERFGPRDHLVAELDGTVVGYVRLAYPTPLACNSHVRQIQGLAVAEEARGTGVGRALLRAVREEARRQGARRLTLRVLGHNTPARRLYETEGFVVEGVLPGEFLLEGAYVDDVLMGCSL
- a CDS encoding YafY family protein, with amino-acid sequence MRAARLIKMVLLLQSRPSMTAAELARELEVSERTVTRDAQALSEAGVPVYADRGRAGGYRLIGGYRTRLTGLARSEAEALFLSGVPGALREMGLEDAASAARLKVSAALLPSLRDASRTAAQRFHLDAPNWFTEPETPALLPAVADAVWDDRRITARYRGRDAEVERTLEPYGLVLKAGVWYLCARVAERGTYRVYRIDRFTAVDGGGERFQRDEEFDLPAFWDERAEQFARSILRAEVVVRLTEAGARALPYVVDPASAREALAAAGTPGADGWVTVTLPVESEEVAHSQLAGLGPEVEVLAPPRLRERFAGDAARLAALYGT
- a CDS encoding GntR family transcriptional regulator — its product is MTAPVVHSLREQIREHIVEGIVSGRWKPGERIVERRIATELEVSQTPVREALRELESLRLIESAPNKGVRVRNLTAADLEESYPVRAGLEAIAAELAAEKLAQDCSALEPHVAALYEADRAADGTGQVRHTVAFHRELVRAAGNSVLLHTWEGLGIEVFTALSIRWLGTVQQSYAEEHEELVQAFRRRDPRIAELVKAHVLGCAPRA
- a CDS encoding LPXTG cell wall anchor domain-containing protein, which produces MPVFFLISLLVAGGALFLVVRRRREAANRDQVRDCTP
- a CDS encoding MarP family serine protease → MDLLDILLMLVVLAYAASGYRRGLVAGCVSLAGFVGGAVVGVWVLPWMMDLVTAGTTRATVTAVLTVLVPAVVGHELAGRLALRLRRELDRGSLRVADGIGGAAANSVAVLIVAWVAASVVGVSSSPLVTTAIRDSTLLGAVQNLMPDTTPTWFSRATSALTQAGFPQVFNPFENESTARVAKPTGDSVTAAATSAAKLSTVKIEGVSGNQGREGSGFVYAREHVMTNAHVVAGIDHPTVRIGGVGQSYDAQVVLFDPDKDVAVLYVPGLRAPVLRFDGGAERGDSAVVAGYPQDGDLDLQAATVASRVDATGQNIYGDATVTREIYSIRSTVRPGNSGGPLLTTDGRVFGVVFARSTSDGETGYVLTAGEVSSDARRAAGSTAAVDTGDLVTS
- a CDS encoding peptidoglycan bridge formation glycyltransferase FemA/FemB family protein, encoding MSSPYVRELTREEHLAHLRLHPDASHLQIPEWGDVKPDWVAESVGWFEGKLLVAAALVLYRPLPGTRRFLAYLPDGPAIDWSDPRLERWLDPLVAHLEERGAFAVRIGPPLVVRHWEAGTVTAGIADPGVRHLRDLPAAGIDGFALDAAERLGRLGWRRCEEGDGSGFGLGQPRYGFRIPLAGRSAQDLRQGLAPHFEQALGTAERAGVRVSWGTGADLSDFHRLYVATAARDGFRARPPEYFRRMWKALNAEDDDRLRIYLAEYDGFVLSAALMINVGPRSWHSYPASGRQGRELRPSSALLWRMLCDARAAGADVYDLRSITPVLTDGRLLGRLRFKAGTGGRAVEYLGEWERPVGGQGKVLQRAVRVYLGRR
- a CDS encoding carboxymuconolactone decarboxylase family protein, which encodes MARIPYPERPADGVAKLPVPLNAFRMLSHAPPLTDTAIEMGLAVLRESTLPVRLRELVVLAVAAGTECEYEAVQHGPVALASGVTPEQLAAISERRSAGREFDETESAALTAAFELVSRYTLSEATLTALRARFTDRQVVEIVTTTGYYVMLAGLMNGLGVDVDPSGERFLGLVGDDRPR
- a CDS encoding TIGR01777 family oxidoreductase produces the protein MERSRIAVAGASGLIGGALARSLKADGHEVVRLVRRAARAEDEVCWDPEGRYVDAAGLAGCDVVVNLAGAGVGDRRWTDAYKERIRNGRVLGTAALAEAIAGLENGPRVFVNGSAMGIYGETGDRAVDESAPPGRGFLPELCVEWEAAAAPAQEAGVRTVFTRTGLVVSGQGGAWGRLFPLFKAGLGGRMGDGRQYWSYISLHDEVAAIRYLIDTDGLSGPFNLTAPNPLTNREITAAMGRVLHRPTLFPVPAQVLRTVLGEMAGDVLGSARVLPKRLLESGFTFTYPEIEQAIRAAL
- a CDS encoding peptidoglycan recognition protein produces the protein MPRVARVGAACFIGLSGVLGLVLCVDGVQHANAGRPLRPAPPRPVPTAHTAARPRIVPRSVWLDDLARHVQPPPRYDDKVVSVFIHHTDSPNGYACADAPRIIRYLYAGQTGARRWDDIGYNFLVDRCGTIYEGRAGGVDRPVTGAHTQGFNHRTAGIAALGTFTAGVPVPKAMTDAIAALAAWKLGLADIDPRSRVRLTSSNSLSRYRAGTTASLPALAGHNDGYMTSCPGVALTARLPAIRDLAARLQGRTP
- the aceE gene encoding pyruvate dehydrogenase (acetyl-transferring), homodimeric type; the protein is MTDPNAIQPSELDQLPDRDPEETAEWQASLDAVAKAAGPHRAAYLMRRTLERAEGTGIALPKLLETDYVNTIPTAAEPAVPGDEAMERRITAWNRWNAAAMVTRGSKYGVGGHIATFASAAWLYETGFNHFFRGKEADGSGDQLYIQGHASPGIYARAFLDGRLNESHLDNFRRESGGDGLPSYPHPRRLPWLWEFPTVSMGLGPLSAIYQARFNRYLTARGIKDVSDSHVWAFLGDGEMDEPESTAALALASREGLDNLTFVINCNLQRLDGPVRANFKIVQELEAQFRGAGWNVVKSLWGSAWDELFQLDTTGALVRRLREVPDAQVQTYQTRDAAYIREDFFGKDPALAEMAKLLSDDKILECFHLSRGGHESRKVYAAYKAAVEFKGAPTVILAQTVKGHTLGEGFASKNANHQMKKLSVDEFKAMRDLLELPISDSQFVDGVVPYGHPGADSPEVRYLQERRAALGGPAPARRVHPVAPLPAPAEKAFAAFDKGSGSQNVATTMAFVRLVKDLVRDKETGRRWVPIVPDEARTFGMESLFPSLGIYSPKGQTYEPVDRDQLMYYKEAKNGQILNEGITEAGSMADFIAASTAYATHGEAMIPFYIFYSMFGWQRTADQMWQLGDQLGRGFLVGATAGRTTLTGEGLQHADGHSPVIAATNPAALTYDPAFAYEVATIVKDGLRRMYGEAAPGEDQNVFYYLTVYNEPLPQPAKPAVAGVDEGIVKGLYRFNTAESAGLSPVANAPRIQLLGSGTAIHWTLQAQKLLAQEWGVAADVWSATSWTELRRDALEADEALLRGEERVPYVRQVLHGAEGPVLAVSDYMRQVPDQIAQWVEQDWSSLGADGFGLSDTREGARRHFGVDAESIVVAALAQLARRGEVKATAVKEAREKYGL